The Kitasatospora sp. NBC_00374 genome has a segment encoding these proteins:
- a CDS encoding NUDIX hydrolase produces the protein MTNPADELLDVVDEQDRVIGTAPRGEVYRRGLTHRCVFILVRDPQGRIFTHRRTESKLFAPGAYDCFVGGVVGSGESYPVAAVREAEEELGVTGIRPEPLFKFLFEDGDRLSWWCDMYRAEWDGPVSPQVEEVGWHGWLTEPELTDLMARAEFVVDGLEAWRRYLEWRSAPA, from the coding sequence CCGGGTGATCGGGACCGCGCCGCGCGGCGAGGTCTACCGCCGGGGGCTGACCCACCGCTGCGTGTTCATCCTGGTCCGCGACCCGCAGGGCCGGATCTTCACCCACCGGCGCACCGAGAGCAAGCTCTTCGCCCCCGGCGCCTACGACTGCTTCGTCGGGGGTGTGGTCGGCAGCGGGGAGAGCTACCCGGTGGCGGCCGTCCGGGAGGCCGAGGAGGAGCTCGGGGTGACCGGGATCCGGCCCGAGCCGCTGTTCAAGTTCCTGTTCGAGGACGGCGACCGGCTGTCCTGGTGGTGCGACATGTACCGGGCCGAGTGGGACGGGCCGGTCTCCCCGCAGGTCGAGGAGGTCGGCTGGCACGGCTGGCTGACCGAGCCGGAGCTAACCGACCTGATGGCGCGCGCGGAGTTCGTGGTGGACGGCCTCGAGGCCTGGCGGCGCTACCTGGAGTGGCGCTCGGCACCGGCCTGA
- a CDS encoding cytochrome b/b6 domain-containing protein → MRPPAEPAAPGRIPRFSAAERWVHRATATLMTVCLVTAAFLYYPPLSELVGRRRLVVVVHEWCGLLLPVPLLLGLASRALRADLTRLNRFTGLDREWLRAVRRRSFHRPAGKFNAGQKLYAAWTAGAVLVMLGTGLLMWFTHLAPLIWRTGATFVHDWLAVAVAIAVAGHIWMAVRDPEARRGMRTGSVDPLWAVREHPDWEDREGERPDGRPPGQAGAERHSR, encoded by the coding sequence ATGCGCCCACCGGCTGAGCCCGCGGCCCCGGGCCGGATCCCCCGCTTCAGTGCGGCCGAGCGCTGGGTGCACCGGGCGACGGCCACGCTGATGACGGTCTGCCTGGTGACGGCAGCCTTCCTGTACTACCCGCCGCTGAGCGAGCTGGTCGGGCGCCGCCGGCTGGTCGTGGTGGTGCACGAGTGGTGCGGCCTGCTGCTGCCGGTGCCGCTGCTGCTCGGCCTGGCCTCCCGGGCCCTGCGGGCCGACCTGACCAGGCTGAACCGTTTCACCGGGCTGGACCGGGAGTGGCTGCGGGCGGTGCGCCGCCGCTCGTTCCACCGCCCGGCCGGGAAGTTCAACGCCGGCCAGAAGCTGTACGCGGCCTGGACGGCGGGCGCGGTGCTGGTGATGCTCGGCACCGGGCTGCTGATGTGGTTCACCCACCTCGCGCCGTTGATCTGGCGGACCGGCGCCACCTTCGTCCACGACTGGCTGGCCGTGGCGGTCGCGATCGCGGTGGCCGGGCATATCTGGATGGCGGTACGCGATCCGGAGGCCCGGCGGGGGATGCGCACCGGCAGCGTCGACCCGCTGTGGGCCGTCCGGGAGCACCCGGACTGGGAGGACCGGGAGGGGGAGCGCCCGGACGGGCGACCGCCCGGTCAGGCCGGTGCCGAGCGCCACTCCAGGTAG
- a CDS encoding molybdopterin-dependent oxidoreductase — translation MLGLGVAGVAAGPFLQRAVEGVTSKDPTGLSGLLPGGGGFRYYSVVASVPTRTAEDYTLTVDGLVDRPVTYRLADLQAMEQHRIVHDVQCVTGWRVPGTPFEGVRLSALLDAAGVRGGAGAVRFSCFDGSYSESLTLEQARRDDVLVALRMQDQPVSHAHGGPVRLYVAPMYFYKSAKWLSGITLTPSVEPGYWERYGYDVDAWVGRSNGRDDAPTG, via the coding sequence ATGCTGGGCCTCGGCGTGGCCGGGGTGGCGGCCGGGCCGTTCCTGCAGCGCGCCGTCGAGGGGGTCACCAGCAAGGACCCGACCGGTCTGAGCGGGCTGCTGCCCGGCGGCGGAGGGTTCCGCTACTACTCGGTGGTGGCCTCGGTGCCGACCCGGACGGCGGAGGACTACACCCTGACCGTCGACGGCCTGGTGGACCGGCCGGTCACCTACCGGCTGGCCGACCTGCAGGCGATGGAGCAGCACCGGATCGTCCACGACGTCCAGTGCGTCACCGGCTGGCGGGTGCCGGGCACCCCGTTCGAAGGGGTCCGGCTGTCCGCGCTGCTGGACGCGGCCGGGGTGCGCGGTGGCGCGGGCGCGGTCCGGTTCAGCTGCTTCGACGGCAGCTACTCCGAGAGCCTCACGCTGGAGCAGGCCCGCCGGGACGACGTCCTGGTCGCGCTGCGGATGCAGGACCAGCCGGTCAGCCACGCGCACGGCGGTCCGGTGCGGCTGTACGTCGCGCCGATGTACTTCTACAAGTCGGCCAAGTGGCTGTCCGGGATCACCCTGACACCCTCGGTCGAGCCGGGGTACTGGGAGCGCTACGGGTACGACGTCGACGCCTGGGTCGGCCGCTCGAACGGACGCGACGATGCGCCCACCGGCTGA
- a CDS encoding TetR/AcrR family transcriptional regulator, producing the protein MASRTPSAATRSEDERAPRRRLSVDERREQLIAVALDLFSKHPPEDVSIDDIAAAAGASRPLVYHYFPGKQALYEESLRRAGQELAGRFEEAPEGPMSERLLRVMGRYLDFVHGHGPGFEALLRGGSVAASPGTTAVIDEVRRAALEQILAHLAIRKPSPGLRRTVRAWIANAEITSLDWLSERSVPLEELQLQLVQEFVAALAVTAAREPALAAELVGFFAAERPEGPTGRLVRELAGLLAVPGLAADLGRLASPPAG; encoded by the coding sequence ATGGCTTCCCGTACGCCGTCGGCGGCGACCCGGTCGGAGGACGAGCGCGCGCCGCGCCGCAGGCTGAGCGTGGACGAGCGCCGGGAGCAGCTGATCGCGGTCGCGCTCGACCTGTTCAGCAAGCACCCGCCCGAGGACGTCTCGATCGACGACATCGCGGCGGCCGCCGGCGCCTCCCGGCCGCTGGTCTACCACTACTTCCCCGGCAAGCAGGCGCTGTACGAGGAGTCGCTGCGGCGGGCCGGACAGGAGCTGGCCGGGCGGTTCGAGGAGGCCCCCGAGGGCCCGATGTCGGAGCGGCTGCTGCGGGTGATGGGCCGCTACCTGGACTTCGTGCACGGGCACGGGCCCGGCTTCGAGGCCCTGCTGCGCGGCGGCTCGGTCGCGGCCAGCCCGGGCACCACCGCGGTGATCGACGAGGTCCGGCGCGCGGCCCTGGAACAGATCCTGGCCCACCTGGCGATCCGGAAGCCCAGCCCCGGCCTGCGCCGGACGGTCCGGGCCTGGATCGCCAACGCCGAGATCACCTCGCTGGACTGGCTCTCCGAGCGGAGCGTCCCGCTGGAGGAGCTCCAGCTCCAGCTGGTGCAGGAGTTCGTCGCGGCGCTGGCCGTCACGGCGGCCCGCGAGCCGGCGCTCGCCGCCGAGCTGGTGGGCTTCTTCGCCGCCGAGCGCCCCGAGGGACCGACCGGTCGGCTGGTGCGCGAGCTGGCCGGGCTGCTGGCCGTCCCCGGCCTGGCCGCCGACCTGGGCCGACTGGCGAGCCCGCCGGCCGGCTGA
- a CDS encoding glycosyl hydrolase family 18 protein produces the protein MRRRRFRLPLLAAGSLIAPLIAVALPATSAHAASATATFAKDQDWGSGYGGSYTINNGTTAAINGWTLEFDLPANNSVASLWNAGYTTAGSHVTVKNPGWQPVIAPGASYNFGFNIAYSGAYQPLLNCRLNGQPCAGAPSDTTAPSVPGNLQGALTGTNGAALSWSASTDNVGVSGYDVLDGSTKAATVGGTSASLSGLSVGTHSFTVVAFDAAGNRSGAAGPVTVTVPTPPVDNQPPTAPGTPTATATGANSIALSWAAATDNVGVSAYDVYRGTSLARTVTGTSTSVDGLAPDTSYTFTVKARDAAGNVSPASGPATARTLPDTGNPGGGLKIGYFTQWSVYARGYSVKQLDTSGTAAKLTTLNYAFANIHPTTKQCFITNKAAGNDSDPNAGDGAGDAWADFGRGWDAGTSVAGTTDTWDQKLAGNFNQLKQLKAKYPNLRMQISLGGWSYSKWFSDAAATDASRKALVSSCIDMYIKGNLPVIDGRGGAGSAAGIFDGIDLDWEWPNSDGHLGNIFKPADKANYTLLAQEFRRQLDALGATTGKHYTLSAFLPADPLKISAGIDIPGLFGAFDFATIQGYDYHGGWENVTNQQSAIRLPAGDPSPANQRFSSEIAINAYVGGGAPKSKLTLGIPFYGRGWTGVPRGTTNGLFQTGTGPGPGTYEPGYEDYHKLKEMATSGGYTVYRDTVAGFAYIYNGSVLYTYDDPTEIARKTAWIKSQGLAGAMVWSFDGDTANGELMTAVNNGLK, from the coding sequence ATGCGCAGACGTCGGTTCCGGCTGCCCCTGCTCGCCGCGGGAAGCCTGATCGCCCCACTGATCGCGGTCGCCCTTCCCGCCACCAGCGCCCATGCCGCCTCCGCCACCGCCACCTTCGCCAAGGACCAGGACTGGGGCAGCGGTTACGGCGGCAGCTACACCATCAACAACGGCACCACCGCGGCCATCAACGGCTGGACCCTGGAGTTCGACCTCCCCGCGAACAACAGCGTCGCCTCGCTCTGGAACGCGGGTTACACCACCGCCGGCTCGCACGTGACGGTGAAGAACCCCGGCTGGCAGCCGGTCATCGCGCCGGGCGCCTCGTACAACTTCGGCTTCAACATCGCCTATTCGGGTGCCTACCAGCCGCTGCTGAACTGCAGGCTCAACGGGCAGCCCTGCGCCGGCGCCCCCTCCGACACCACCGCCCCGAGCGTGCCCGGCAACCTGCAGGGCGCGCTGACCGGGACCAACGGCGCGGCGCTCAGCTGGTCGGCCAGCACCGACAACGTCGGGGTGAGCGGGTACGACGTCCTCGACGGGAGCACCAAGGCCGCCACCGTCGGCGGCACCTCGGCCAGCCTCTCGGGGCTGTCGGTCGGGACCCACTCCTTCACCGTGGTCGCCTTCGACGCGGCCGGCAACCGCTCCGGCGCCGCCGGGCCGGTCACCGTGACGGTGCCGACTCCCCCGGTGGACAACCAGCCGCCGACGGCTCCCGGCACCCCGACCGCCACCGCGACCGGCGCGAACTCGATCGCGTTGAGCTGGGCCGCCGCCACCGACAACGTCGGCGTCAGCGCCTACGACGTCTACCGCGGCACGAGCCTCGCCAGGACGGTGACCGGCACCTCCACCTCGGTGGACGGCCTGGCGCCGGACACCTCGTACACCTTCACCGTCAAGGCCAGGGACGCGGCCGGGAACGTCTCGCCCGCCTCCGGGCCGGCCACCGCCAGGACCCTGCCCGACACCGGCAACCCGGGCGGCGGGCTGAAGATCGGCTACTTCACCCAGTGGAGCGTCTACGCCCGCGGCTACAGCGTGAAGCAGCTGGACACCTCCGGCACGGCGGCGAAGCTGACCACGCTCAACTACGCCTTCGCCAACATCCACCCGACCACCAAGCAGTGCTTCATCACCAACAAGGCGGCCGGCAACGACTCCGACCCGAACGCGGGCGACGGCGCGGGTGACGCCTGGGCCGACTTCGGCCGCGGCTGGGACGCGGGCACCTCGGTGGCCGGCACCACCGACACCTGGGACCAGAAGCTGGCGGGCAACTTCAACCAGCTCAAGCAGCTCAAGGCCAAGTACCCCAACCTCAGGATGCAGATCTCGCTGGGCGGCTGGTCCTACAGCAAGTGGTTCTCGGACGCCGCCGCCACCGACGCCTCCCGCAAGGCGCTGGTGAGCTCCTGCATCGACATGTACATCAAGGGCAACCTGCCGGTGATCGACGGCCGCGGCGGCGCGGGCTCGGCGGCCGGCATCTTCGACGGCATCGACCTGGACTGGGAGTGGCCCAACTCCGACGGTCACCTGGGCAACATCTTCAAGCCCGCCGACAAGGCCAACTACACCCTGCTGGCCCAGGAGTTCCGCCGTCAGCTGGACGCCCTCGGCGCCACCACCGGTAAGCACTACACGCTCAGCGCCTTCCTCCCGGCCGACCCGCTGAAGATCTCCGCCGGCATCGACATCCCGGGCCTGTTCGGGGCCTTCGACTTCGCCACCATCCAGGGCTACGACTACCACGGCGGCTGGGAGAACGTGACCAACCAGCAGTCGGCCATCAGGCTCCCGGCCGGCGACCCGAGCCCGGCGAACCAGAGGTTCAGCTCCGAGATCGCCATCAACGCGTACGTCGGCGGCGGGGCGCCCAAGAGCAAGCTGACCCTCGGCATCCCGTTCTACGGCCGCGGCTGGACGGGCGTGCCGCGCGGCACCACCAACGGCCTGTTCCAGACCGGAACGGGCCCCGGCCCCGGCACCTACGAGCCCGGCTACGAGGACTACCACAAGCTCAAGGAGATGGCCACGAGCGGCGGTTACACCGTCTACCGGGACACGGTCGCCGGCTTCGCGTACATCTACAACGGCAGCGTCCTCTACACCTACGACGACCCGACCGAGATCGCCCGCAAGACCGCCTGGATCAAGTCCCAGGGCCTGGCCGGCGCGATGGTCTGGTCGTTCGACGGTGACACCGCCAACGGCGAGCTGATGACGGCCGTCAACAACGGCCTGAAGTAG
- a CDS encoding spermidine synthase: MPALPSRSGPLAPVTLDRRDGPYGEVALRQRGAHFEIIANGCFLMDTADGRSERLLVQAALDRLAAARPSVLIGGLGVGFSLAHAAAEPRWARIAVVEREEAVIDWHRTGPLAAFSAGALDDPRVVVEHTDLLAYLAEPGELYDALCLDVDNGPDWTVTEANSGLYGPAGLAAAHRRLVPGGVLAVWSAQPSEPFERALRAAGFVDVGTLEVDVVRGVPDAVHLARRA, encoded by the coding sequence ATGCCCGCACTGCCCTCCCGGTCCGGACCGCTCGCTCCCGTCACGCTCGACCGGCGGGACGGGCCGTACGGGGAGGTGGCGCTGCGTCAGCGCGGTGCGCACTTCGAGATCATCGCCAACGGCTGCTTCCTGATGGACACCGCCGACGGCCGCTCCGAGCGGCTGCTGGTCCAGGCGGCGCTGGACCGGCTGGCCGCCGCCCGCCCGTCCGTGCTGATCGGCGGCCTCGGGGTGGGCTTCTCGCTGGCGCACGCCGCGGCCGAGCCGCGCTGGGCACGGATCGCGGTGGTCGAGCGCGAGGAGGCGGTGATCGACTGGCACCGGACGGGCCCGCTGGCCGCGTTCTCGGCCGGCGCGCTGGACGACCCGCGGGTCGTCGTCGAGCACACCGACCTGCTCGCGTACCTGGCGGAGCCCGGGGAGCTGTACGACGCGCTCTGCCTGGACGTCGACAACGGGCCGGACTGGACGGTCACCGAGGCCAACTCCGGTCTGTACGGGCCGGCCGGGCTGGCCGCCGCCCACCGCCGGCTGGTGCCGGGCGGGGTGCTCGCGGTGTGGAGCGCCCAGCCGTCCGAGCCGTTCGAACGGGCGCTGCGCGCGGCCGGGTTCGTGGACGTCGGGACGCTGGAGGTCGACGTGGTACGCGGCGTGCCGGATGCGGTCCATCTGGCACGCCGCGCGTGA
- a CDS encoding YeiH family protein — protein MTLRVVARPAVPPAFRRNGPGLALAVLGVAVAWAVHAAVPAVPRLTAAVALGIAAAHLPRLRALVRGAARPGLSLAGRRLMRIGIVLLGCKLSLHDVLGLGWATVAMVLAVVGATFAGTLWLGRQLGLPGDQPLLVAAGYAICGASAIGAVSEAAGSDEEDAATSVALVTLCGTLAIAVLPLLHQPLGLDATGFGRWVGAGVHDVGQVVATAQTGGPVALREAVLVKLMRVVMLAPLVAGVGIALRNRRRAARTLKRPPAVPLFVAGFLLVVAARSVLTVPDGLLEGAQQVQELLLAAALFGLGSAVNLPALARTGGRVAALGLAAWVVVAGVSYAGVLLTT, from the coding sequence CTGACCCTCCGGGTCGTCGCCCGCCCGGCCGTGCCCCCGGCCTTCCGCCGCAACGGACCGGGCCTGGCGCTGGCCGTTCTCGGTGTGGCCGTGGCCTGGGCCGTGCACGCCGCCGTGCCCGCCGTCCCCCGGCTCACCGCCGCCGTCGCCCTCGGCATCGCCGCCGCCCACCTGCCCCGCCTGCGGGCCCTGGTGCGCGGCGCCGCCCGGCCCGGCCTCTCGCTCGCCGGGCGCCGGCTGATGCGGATCGGCATCGTGCTGCTCGGCTGCAAGCTCAGCCTGCACGACGTCCTCGGCCTCGGCTGGGCCACCGTCGCGATGGTGCTCGCCGTGGTCGGCGCCACCTTCGCCGGCACCCTGTGGCTCGGCCGCCAGCTCGGCCTGCCCGGCGACCAGCCGCTGCTGGTCGCGGCCGGGTACGCGATCTGCGGGGCGTCCGCGATCGGCGCGGTCAGCGAGGCCGCCGGCAGCGACGAGGAGGACGCCGCCACCTCGGTCGCCCTGGTCACCCTCTGCGGCACCCTCGCCATCGCCGTGCTGCCGCTGCTGCACCAGCCGCTCGGCCTGGACGCCACCGGCTTCGGCCGCTGGGTCGGCGCCGGCGTGCACGACGTCGGCCAGGTGGTGGCCACCGCGCAGACCGGCGGCCCGGTGGCGCTGCGCGAGGCCGTCCTGGTCAAGCTGATGCGGGTGGTCATGCTCGCACCGCTGGTGGCGGGCGTCGGGATCGCCCTGCGGAACCGCCGGCGGGCCGCCAGGACGCTGAAGCGGCCGCCGGCCGTGCCGCTGTTCGTGGCCGGATTCCTGCTGGTGGTCGCGGCGCGCAGTGTCCTCACCGTGCCCGACGGCCTGCTGGAGGGCGCCCAGCAGGTGCAGGAACTCCTGCTCGCGGCAGCCCTGTTCGGCCTCGGCAGCGCGGTCAACCTGCCGGCCCTGGCCCGGACCGGAGGCCGGGTCGCCGCACTCGGGCTGGCCGCCTGGGTGGTGGTCGCCGGGGTCTCGTACGCCGGGGTGCTGCTGACCACCTGA
- a CDS encoding cysteine dioxygenase, with the protein MTTTAPRAVTAACTRRLRDLVEEIRETVERGLPPELTAYLVGERLAPHLGAADLLTAEQCEGDPDRYRQHLLHAEADGSFSLVALVWLPGQQTSVHDHLSWCTTGVHLGEEGERRYRLVSDGSTARLVATEDVVNRQGTVCGFAPPGDIHRVRNCGTGTAISLHVYGADLARLGSSIRRVYRLPADER; encoded by the coding sequence ATGACAACCACCGCCCCGAGAGCAGTCACCGCCGCCTGCACCCGGCGCCTGCGCGACCTGGTCGAGGAGATCCGGGAGACCGTCGAGCGCGGCCTGCCGCCCGAGCTGACGGCCTACCTGGTCGGTGAGCGGCTCGCCCCGCACCTCGGAGCGGCCGACCTGCTCACCGCAGAGCAGTGCGAGGGCGACCCCGACCGCTACCGCCAGCACCTGCTGCACGCCGAGGCCGACGGCAGCTTCTCGCTGGTCGCCCTGGTCTGGCTGCCCGGCCAGCAGACCTCCGTCCACGACCACCTCTCCTGGTGCACCACCGGCGTGCACCTCGGTGAGGAGGGCGAACGCCGCTACCGGCTGGTCTCCGACGGGAGCACCGCGCGCCTGGTCGCCACCGAGGACGTGGTCAACCGGCAGGGCACGGTGTGCGGCTTCGCGCCGCCCGGTGACATCCACCGGGTCCGCAACTGCGGCACCGGCACCGCGATCTCGCTGCACGTCTACGGCGCCGACCTGGCCCGGCTCGGCAGCAGCATCCGCAGGGTCTACCGCCTCCCCGCCGACGAGCGGTGA
- a CDS encoding LysR family transcriptional regulator — MFDSRHIKTFHQVVTSGSYSAAARVLGYTQPAVTQQMKALERTAGVPLFTRAGRGLRLTEAGEALARHARTILTSLDAAQQQLGALARLRAGRVRVCGFPSANATLIPEAMASLLADHPGVRVELTEAEPPESVQRLLRGECDVALAFSYQGAVPPVADELVEIPLLEDRLTVLLPVGHPLARRHAVRLTDLTEERWIAGCPRCRANLLQICADEGYAPDVVFTTDDNLAVQSLVAAGVGIALMPSLVLAFMCHQKVTGRLVEPHQFRRVSAYVLREHMRVPATAVVVEELRRAAAARAGC; from the coding sequence GTGTTCGACTCACGGCACATCAAGACCTTCCACCAGGTGGTCACCAGCGGCTCCTACTCGGCGGCCGCCCGGGTACTCGGCTACACCCAGCCGGCCGTCACCCAGCAGATGAAGGCGCTGGAGCGCACGGCCGGCGTCCCGCTGTTCACCAGAGCCGGCCGCGGGCTGCGCCTCACCGAGGCCGGCGAGGCGCTCGCCCGGCACGCCCGGACCATTCTGACCAGCCTGGACGCCGCCCAGCAGCAGCTCGGCGCGCTCGCCCGGCTGCGCGCCGGACGGGTGCGGGTCTGCGGCTTCCCCAGCGCCAACGCCACCCTGATTCCCGAGGCGATGGCCAGCCTGCTCGCCGACCACCCCGGTGTCCGGGTGGAGCTGACCGAGGCCGAGCCGCCCGAGTCCGTCCAGCGGCTGCTGCGGGGCGAGTGCGACGTGGCCCTGGCCTTCAGCTACCAGGGCGCCGTCCCGCCGGTGGCCGACGAACTGGTCGAGATCCCGCTGCTGGAGGACCGGCTCACCGTGCTGCTCCCGGTCGGCCACCCGCTGGCCCGCCGGCACGCCGTCCGGCTCACCGACCTGACCGAGGAGCGCTGGATCGCCGGCTGCCCGCGCTGCCGGGCCAATCTGCTGCAGATCTGCGCCGACGAGGGCTACGCTCCCGACGTGGTGTTCACCACCGACGACAACCTGGCCGTGCAGAGCCTGGTCGCCGCCGGGGTGGGGATCGCCCTGATGCCCTCGCTGGTGCTGGCCTTCATGTGCCACCAGAAGGTCACCGGACGGCTGGTCGAGCCGCACCAGTTCCGCCGGGTCTCCGCGTACGTGCTGCGCGAGCACATGCGGGTGCCGGCCACCGCCGTGGTGGTGGAGGAGCTCCGCCGGGCCGCCGCGGCCCGGGCCGGCTGCTGA